CGGCTGGAAATACGGCAGCAATTCGTCGGTACGCTTGAGCGCGTTGCGCAAGGCCCCTTCCCGCTCGACCTGGTCCGAGACTTCACGGCGCACTTCCTGATTGAACACCGCGTAGCTGTCGCGTCCGGCACTCTTGACCCGGTACATCGCCGCATCGGCATCGCGCAGCAAGTCGGCGGGCTCCATATGAAACTGGCTGTCGGCGCTGACGATACCGATGCTGCAGGACGAAAAAACCTCATAGCCATTGATCAAAAACGGCAGGTCAAACGCCACCAGAATCCGTTCGGCGATTTCGATCACCACGTCCAGCGGCGCGTCGGGTGCCAGCACGGAAAACTCATCGCCGCCCAGGCGTGCGAGCATGTCGGTGTCGCGCAGGCAACCGCGTAAACGGTGGGCGGCCTGCCTCAACAGCAGGTCGCCAAAATGGTGGCCGAGGCTGTCGTTGACCAGTTTGAAACGGTCGAGGTCGATGAACATCACCGCCAGGTGCCCGCCTTCGCTGCCGAACTGCGACCAGGCCAGATTGAGGCGCTGTTGCAGGTAGGTACGATTCGGCAGCCCGGTCAGCGCATCGTGGGAGTTCTCGTGCTGCAACTTGGCATTGGCGTGATCGAGCTCGCGAGTGCGGTTCTGCACCCGGGCTTCCAGCTTGAGGTTGGCGGCATGGATCGCTTCGGCGGCCGTGCGGCGCGATAACGCGGTGTCGATGTGCCGCGACACGAACGTCAGCAATTCCTGGTCACGCAGGGTATAGCGCACCTGCGAGGTATAGCTTTGCACTGCCAGCACGCCACGCACCACATCGCCATCGAACAAGGGAATGCCCAGCCAGGAATAGGATTGGAAATACGCATCGGCCACTTCGATTTCACCGTGCGCAGTCAATCGCTCGGCTTCGTCGGCGTCAATCAGGCAAGGTCGGCGCTGACGGATCACGTACTCGGTCAAGCCCCGGCTCCCACGCCGTGCCACCGGGCAGGTCGTCTGCCGCTCATCAACGTAATAGGGAAAGGTCACTTCACTGGTCGCGTCGTCGAACAGCGCAATGTAGAAGTTCCGCGCGAACAACAGATCACCGACGATGCCATGCAGGGTTTGAAACAACTCAGCCATGTCGCCAGGCTGGCTGGACAGTTCAGCGATCTGGAACAGCGCGCTCTGCAGATGCTCGGCGCGCTCTCGTTCTGCCACTTCCTGCCGCAATGCGTCGTTGAGTGCCGACAGCTCCAGGGTACGACGTATCACCGTCGCTTCCAGGTCCTCTCGGTGCAGGATCCGGTCCAGCGCCATGGCCACGTGGCGTGCCACCACCAGAAACAGCGCGCGGTCCTCGGCGCTGTAGGTTCGGGAAACCTCGTAGACCTGCATCGCGAGCATGCCGAACACGTCATCCGAGGCATTTTTCAACGGTGCCCCCATCCAGAACTCGGGACGATCACCCACGCAGTAAAAACGCTCCTCGGCCTGAGCCGCGAGAATGCCTGCGGCGTCGATCAGCAACGGCTGGCCCGTGGTCAACACTTGCCCGGTCAAGGACAGGTGTGACGGGTCAAGGTATTCGTAGTGCTGGGACTCGACGGCATCAACGTCGATGATGTCGACGTAATACGGATAGTCGATCTTGCCACTGTGCGGGTCATACAACGCGAGATAAAAGTTCTCGGCATCGATCAGGCTCGCCAATAGTTGGTGAACCCCCACCAGAAACACTGACCGGTCGCGGGTCGAACTGGCCAGGTAGGTAATTTCATACAGCACACGCTGAGTAATCTGCGCACGGGCAAGCGTATTGGTCTGTACCTCAATGCCCAGGCGCTGGGCAAATTCGGCGAGCGCCGGTTCAGCGGCATCGTCGACTGGCGCAAGCAGCCAACCCAGTTCACTCTCGCCCTTGCCGGTCGGCCAGCGGTGCAATCGCCAGGTCAGGCAAAAGGCTTCGAACTCGTCATTCGCAACACTTGAAGGCCACCGCGCACGTGGATCGCCCTGCCCGACCAAATGCATTTGTTCACCGGCGCGGTAAACCACCCACGCGGTGGTGTGCCCCCAGTTGCGCGCTGAATCCAGCAATTGTTCGATCGTATTTTCGTTGCCAGCGTACGCCATGCCGACAGTCTCCGAATTTCCTTTTCGTTGAGATGCAACCACGTGGCAATCGTTCGATTGCCGCGCAGAGTCGTTGCATGGACGAACACTCATCAGCGCTCCCTGAGCCAGTAACTGGCGATACTTACTGAGTGATTGCTAGCATTGCGCCAGTGAGCATCCCGTTTAAAGCTTATAGAGCTTTTATTCAATAGATTTTTTCGGTTTGCTACACACGTTAGTCCAGGACCTGTATCTGCGTCAGCCCTACCCGCTCGGCCTGCTCTGAAATCTCCGCTGGCGTCGCATCCGCATTGGGCATGATCAGGCTGTTCTCTCCATCCCCAAAATGCAGTTGCAACAGATGCATCGCCGCCTCATGGACAGGAAGCAGAGGCTGATTGAACTCGAACACGTGAGTGCGGGGCTCGCCGTTGAACAGGTATTGCACAGTGTAGTGGCGCATGCCGGGATCCTCGTAATGGGAGAAGTGCGCACGGTTGAACTAACCTTCAATTTCCAATGATGTCCAGCATGCCCTCATTCGAGGAAGTGAATATGAAATTCGCATTCGTCGCTGCCGCAGTCGCCGTCATGCTCACCTCATCGCTTCCCGCCAATGCGGTCGCCACTGAAGAGACCGAAGCCATCCGCCCTTTTCAGATCCACGTTCCTGACCGCGATCTGGCGGATCTGCGTGAGCGCATTGCGGCGACCCGCTGGCCGGATAAAGAGACGGTTTCCGATCGGTCCCAGGGCGCTCAACTGGAACAATTGAAGGCGCTGGTTCACTACTGGGGCACGAGTTACGACTGGCGCAAAGTGGAGGCCCGGCTCAACGCCTTGCCGCAGTACGTCACGACGATCGATGGCGTGGACATCCATTTCATCTGGGTGCGCTCTCCCCGTCCGAACGCTTTGCCGTTGATCATGACCCACGGTTGGCCAGGCTCCATTCTCGAGTTTATTGATGTCGTCGGCCCGCTCTCCGACCCCGTCGCTCACGGGGGCAACGCGGCGGATGCATTTGATGTGGTGATTCCGTCGATCCCTGGCTATGGCTTCTCCGGAAAACCGACGGGGATTGGCTGGGACCCGGATCATATTGCACGGGCATGGGCGCAGTTGATGAAACGCCTCGAGTACACGCGGTACGTCGCCCAGGGTGGCGACTGGGGTGGCCCGATCACCAGCGCGATGGCGCGCCAGGCACCGGCCGGATTGCTCGGCATTCACCTCAACCTGCCGGCCACAATTCCGCCGGAAGCGACTGCGGCACTCGCTGCGGGCGGGCCGGCACCGGAGAACTTCTCCGCGCAGGAACGCGCCACCTTCGACGCCGTTGCCACACTGATCAAGCAGGGCAACCTGGCGTACAGCGCAATGATGGCCGCAAGACCGCAGATGATGGGCTACGGCGTAGCGGATTCACCGAGCTTTCTCGCGGCGCTCCTGCTCGTTCACCCGGGATTTTCAAAATGGATGTACGGCGCCGACGCTCAACAGCTGCCGACAAAGGATCAAGTGCTGGATAACTTCACGTTGTACTGGCTCACGAACAGCGCCGCTTCGGCAGGACGGCTGTATTGGGAAAACAAAGGGCGCAGCCCCCTTTCCTCTGCGGCACAGAAGACCACCGAGATTTCCCTGCCAGTGGCGGTCACAGTGTTTCCAGATGACGTTTATTTCCCTCCGGAAACCTGGGCCCGACGCGCCTACAGCCGTCTGATCTACTTCCATCAAGCCGACAAAGGCGGTCACTTTGCAGCCTGGGAACAGCCCCGCCTCTTTACTGAAGAACTTCGCACAGCGTTCAAGTCTCTGCGTTAGCGGTGCCTGGTATGTGTGAGAGGATGCTGGCGGCCAGGAGCGGACCGGTGTCCCACTGCACAATGATCCAGGTTGTTTACCAAGGAGGGAGCGTACTTATGAAGCCCGTCAGAATCAGGACTCTGGAAAGCACGGATGCTGAAGCGTTGCTGACATTTGAATTGGACAATCGCGAGTGGTTCGAGCGCCACATTGACGCGCGTGACGCTGCTTTCTACTCGACGCGGGGTGTCACCGAGCACATCACGGCTTATTTGTCCGATTATGCCGCCGGAACCTGGCACCCTTTTGTCATCGAAGACGCTGGCAGGAAAATAGTGGGTCGGGCGAACCTGAAAGGCATCGATACGGCAGAACGGTCGGCAGAAGTCGGCTATCGAATTGCTCAAAGTGCGTGTGGTCAAGGACTGGCCACGCAGGCGGTGGAGCATCTGATCCAGGAGGCGCGGTTGCGTTGGAACCTTAAACAACTGGTTGCCAATGTCTACGCCGCAAATATCGGCTCGGCAAAGGTACTTGCGCGCTGTGGCTTCTTGATCGAGCATCCATCCGGGCAAGAAGGGACAGCCCAGGAATATCGATTTGGCCTGTCGATTTAGACGAGTGGAAAAACAGCTATCGTTTATTCGCAGACAAAAAAAGCCCCGCCACCGAATGCGGTGCGGGGCAAAAAATTGGTTGGTTGCGGCCAACCAAAGGAGCTCTGTAGAAAACGTTTACGTACCGGGGTTAGATGCAGTCCTGTGCGGCGCGTTCAAAACTGGAAGGCAACAAGTTCGAGGCCAACAGATGCCGCTCGTAGATGAACACCTTGCCGCCGTTGCCGGCCTTGTAGGCTTCCAGCACGTTGTCCGCCGAGACTTTGCTCGGCACCACGATCCGGTAGCTGCGCTGGGTCTGCGAGACGGTCGGGTTGCCCTGCAATTTCGGTACGACGCATTCAGCGTATTGGGCCGGGGTCTTGCTGGTCTGCAAGGTCAGGGTCGGGTCGTTCGGCGCGGAGGCACAACCGGCGAGCAACAAGGCGCCGAAGGCCATGGCAGGCACACTTAAAAGACGCATCGGTCTCATCCTGAAAGGTTCGTTCATCAAATCACGCAAATTTTCGTGAGTGGTGTGTCGTTGGAGGTGATTTTCCGGGTATTGCGAACAAAGTAGAACTTGCGTTTCTTGATGGTCACTATTACCTCTAACAATAGTTGCGCGCCGTGCCGGCGGATGAATACTCAATCGCCACTGGAAACGATGGATGAGGAACTCTCCTTGAGAACGTTTGACTTGATTCGTGACGCTGTTTTGCCCGATTTCCGTGATCGGGTGGCCGAGTACCTGGTGCAGTACGAAACCGTACTACTGGGCAAACCGGCGCCCGACCTGAAGCTGGAGCAGGCCACCGCCAATCAGTTGCGCGGGTATTTGCGCGGGCTGAATACCACGCGGGTGCTGGGTATGGCGGATTGGGAGGAGCTGGATCGGCGGGTGGTGAATACGTGGCTTTTAACGATCGACCAATGACAGAAGCAGCACACAAAACCAAAAAGGAGTTTGCGTCATGACCGACGATTCAAAACTAAAAGGACCAGCGTCGTACTTCCCCTCTATTGAAAAAAAGTATGGGCAGCCGATCACCCACTGGCTAACCCTGCTCACAACAGTCAGCGGCAAGAAGCATATGGAAATGGTGGCCTTGCTCAAGACTGAACACGGCATGGGCCATGGCCATGCCAACGCATTGGTTGCGTACTTTTTAGCGAGCGCTAAAACCGACTGACGAGAGGGGTCGCATCGATATCGCAGCATTCGATACCAAGCCTTTGAAATGACTGTCAGGCCCTGCGCGCAGAGCAATACGCCACAATAAGCTGAGTGAACGCTGCCACTATCGCCTGGTCCGCTTCAGGTGAGGTAAACAACCGAAACTCCGCATCAGGCAACTCCGGCAACCCTTGTTCCGCCCCAAGAACCACCAGTCCTTGCCTCAACTGGCTGAGTGGCATGGGCGCTACCGCGAAGCCTGCAAGCGCCGCTGCCTGCAACCCGGCCGTGCTGCTGCATAACATGGCCGTGCGTTGGGCGATGCCCGCCTGAGCCAGTCGCTTCAGCGCTGCTTCGCGATAAGGGCACGGCTCGGGGAACAGGGCCAGCGGCAACGGCGTCGGTAGCTGCGTGACGGGTTGCGCCGACCAGGCCCACACCAGCGGTTCTTGCCATAGCAAAAGACCCGCTTCGCTGGTTTCGCACAGCGAACCGATGACCAACTCCAGATGCCCTTGCTTCATCAGCGCCAGTAACGTGCCAGGAATGCTCACTTGCACGTCGATCTCCATCCCTGGGTACTGCGCGGCGAAATCCTGAAAAGTGCGCAGCAGGCGAGATTCGACAAAATCCTCGGACACCCCGATCCGCAGTCGCCCGTGAAATGGCGTACGCGTCAGTTCTGCCCAGGCATCACGATTCAACACAAGGATCGTGCGCGCATAAGACAGCAGGCGCTCGCCATCGGGCGTCAGTTGCTGGGAGCGGGTGGTCCGCGTCAACAGCGGTTTACCAATCTGCTCTTCCAGTCGCCGCACATGGCCACTGACCGCAGATTGAGTAAGGTGCAGCTTTTCAGCTGCGCGACTGAAGCCTTCTTCATCGACGACAGCGACAAATGTTTTGAGCAGCAGGGTATCGAACATAGTTTTATACGTGATCAATCGAGTACTAATTTACGATTTATATTTCAAATACAACTATGTTGCAATGCCTCCCTACCCCACCACTCGAGGCGCGCCATGACTACTCTTCTGCATATTGAATGTTCTCCACGCAAGCAGCGTTCGGCGTCCCTTGAAGTCGCCCGCCGCTTCATCTCGCGTTATCAAGAACACATCCCGAACACCGAAATCCTCACGCTCGACCTCTGGAACATGGCGTTGCCGGAATTCGATGACCTGGCCATGGAGGCCAAATACGCAGGACTCAATGGCACCGCCTTGACCCCGGCGCAACAGGAGGCCTGGAACACTTTGAAAGACCTGGCTGCGCACTTGCACCGCGCGGATGTGCTGGTGATGTCCGTACCGCTTTGGAATTTCAGTATCCCGTACAAACTCAAGCACTTCATCGACCTGGTTTCGCAGAAAGACATCCTGTTCAGCTTCGACCCGGAACGCGGCCTGGAAGGCATGCTGCACAACAAAACCGCCGTGGTGGCGTACGCCCGCGGCCTGGATTTTTCGGCGCAGTCGATCACGCCGGCGGAGCGTTTCGACTTTCAGAAGCCTTATGTGGAAGCCTGGCTGCAATTCATCGGCGTGACCGATGTGCATTCGGTGATTGTGGAAAAAACCATTTTGGGGGAAGACGTTGATCGTGGCGCGCGCGAGGCTGCGACTCGGCAGGCCAGGAAACTGGCAGATGAGATCTGTCGCTGACGCTTCAGCATCAAGGCCCCCATCGCGACTGCATGCCCAACCCCATTCGCCCATCAACATTTGACCTATCCTTTATCCAACCCAGAACGCCGGTATCCGCCATGTCCGCCCCCGAATCCACCCTCCTCCAAAGTTGGCACCTTAATGCCCGGTCCTGGATCGAAGCCATCCGCGCCGGCACCATAGAAAGCCGCCACACGGTCACAGACCAGGCCATCCTGCTGGCGGTGCTGGGCCGTCAGCCCGAGCGCGTGCTCGACCTGGGCTGCGGTGAGGGCTGGCTGTTGCGTGCGTTGACGGAACGTTCCATCGAGGCGGTCGGTGTGGATGGCGATGCGACGCTGGTCGAAGCGGCCCGTGCGGCGGGAACTTCTGTGGTGCATTTGGCGAGTTATGAAGCGTTGGCGGAGGCAAAAGTCGATATCGGTCGTGACTACAACCTGATCTGCGCCAACTTCGCCTTGCTGCACCAGGACATCATCCCTCTGCTCGCCGCCATGCCTCCCCTGCTCGCCCCAGACGGTGCGCTGGTGATCCAGACACTGCATCCGTGGGCCGCAGCGGCGGGGGATTATCAGGATGGCTGGCGCACAGAGACCTTTGCCGGGTTCAAGGGGCAGTGGCAACCCATGCCCTGGTATTTCCGCACCTTGTCCAGCTGGCTCAATGCCTTGGACATGGCCGGTTTTCGGTTGGCCGGCCTGCAAGAGCCGCAGCACCCACAAAGTCCCGTGCCGCAGTCGTTGCTACTGATCGCCGAGCCTTCAGGCCGAGAGTAAGCGATGGCGCCCGGCATCACTTTCGCTTTTGCCGCGCCTGTTCCTCCTCCGCCAGCGCCTGACGAACCAGCGCCCTCGCCGCCCAGGCAGCGGCATCGAGTGATTCTTCAACGCTCGCGCCACTGATATCGCGCACGGCGATCAACGCTTCAGTGCCGATGACGATCGACAGCGCCTGCTTCAGACGTTTGCGCGCACGGGGTGTGAGCACGTCCTTCAGCGAGTCGACGATCGGCTCGATGTAGCTCATCCGTCGGCCCGGCCGCAGGGGTTCGTGGGTCTCGCTTTCCAGCCACACCGACATGAACGAACGTTCCATCACGTGCAGGCCGATCTCGTCGTCGATCAAGAGTGTGTTCAACGCGTTCGCGGCCAGGCCAATGCCTTTTACCGGATCGTCTCCCGGCCGCCAGAAGCTTTCCAGCGGCTTCATTTCGCGATCGGCGGCCAGCTCGCTGATCAACGCCTCGGTCGAGGGAAAGTAGCGATAGGCCGTGGCGCGCGAAACCATTGCGCGCTCGGCCACTTGCGCAACCGTCGGGTGAAGGCCCTCGTCGCGCAAGGCGACGGCGGCATCGATCAGCGCCTGGCGAGTTCGCAGCTTCTGGTTGGTGCGACCTTGCGTACCGCCGTTGGGGTTCGACGGGCTTGACTTCGGTATGGACATGGAATATATGAGACTCTGTCTTTTCGTGAGATATAGTCTCACAATAGACGTACAGCAACCAACCTGCAAGGTTGCCCATTATGTTTCAGCAACTGAACGCGCCTCAGGGCGCATGAGGTGTATGCCATGAATCACAACCTCCGTTCGCGGACCTGGTTTCGGCTCGCTGCGATCTACTTTGCGCTTGGCGTGATGCTGGGCGTGGCGATGGGCGCTTCCGGCGACCACTCGCTGTTCGCGGTACATGCCCATGTCAATCTGTTGGGATGGGTGTCGATGGCCCTGTTCGGCATCATCGGCTCCGCGCACCCGTCAATCACCGAAGGGCGCTTGGCGGCTGCTCAGTTCTGGACGTACAACGTGGGCGTCCCGGTGATGCTCGGCGCGCTGACGCTGCGCCTCAAGGGCTTTGCGTCGGTCGAGCCATTGATTGCTGGCGCATCCGTCCTGATTGGCTGCAGTGTGCTGCTGTTTGTGTGGCTGGTGTTTTCGCGCATCGGTGTCACGGCGGAGCACTTGAACAGCGCGACACGGGAATCGCGCCTGTCATAACGCGAAGGACCCGCAGGCGTTTTTGGGCAGCGTATCGGTGCGAGGGAGATTGACCTCGAATTGGCTGCTGCCCTTCTCACTTCGCCGACATCTTGCACAAAAGGTTCGAAGATAAAGGGCAGCGCGTTGGCGGAAATACCGATGCCGTTATCGCTGGGGCGCCCCTCTGAAACACTATCGAAGCTCCGCCCTCTTACTCCCTGTCTTTCGTCGAACGGATGAGATTGCCCCGCAATTTCACAATCGCCTTCTGCATTTTCACGAAGTCGTCGGGGTCAAGACCGGTTTGCGGGAAGCCCTCTTCCGAGAGCCCTTCACGCAGCTTTCGCCCCTCTTTCGTGAGGCTGATCCGCACCTGGCGTTCGTCTTCCGGGTCGCGCTGGCGCAGCACATAACCCATCGCTTCCAGCTTCTTCAGGATCGGCGTGAGGGTGTTGGACTCCAGGAACAGCTTTTCGCCGAGGCTGCCAACGGTCTGGTTGTCTTCCTCCCACAGTGCAACGAGGGTGATGTATTGCGTATAGGTCAGCCCGAGCCGTTCGAGCATTGGCTTATAAGCCTTGCCGAAGGCGAGATTGGAGGAATAGACCGCAAAACACAGGAATTCGGAGAGCTTCAGGTCGAGGGCGGCTGGCTTGTCGGTGGTTTTCATGGGGCGTTCTCTTTGGCCAATCTTGCAAGGCTGAAACTCTACATCGTATGCGATGGTATCGGAAGTGCGTCAACCATCGACGGGTGCGGCGCGGGCGTTCCAGGCCTGTAGCAGCCGACGGCCGGTTGACCGGGATGAACCGGGTGAACCGGGTGAACCGGCCGTGACTAGCATGCTGACTACTTACTCGCGCTTGCGTCACCGGGCCAAGGGGTAAGCCACGAGTCGGCACTCACCCTTCCATATCCGTCCCTTAAAGACCTGCAGCACGCCCAACCGCCGCTTCAATCGCCGCAACATCAATCTTCCCCATCGTCATCATCGCGTCGAATGCGCGCTTGGCTGTCGCTCGATCGGGATGTTTGATCGCCGCTGTCAGCACACGCGGGGTGATCTGCCATGACAGTCCCCACTTGTCCTGGCACCAGCCGCAGACGTTTTCCTGGCCGCCGTTTCCGACAATCGCGTTCCACAAGCGGTCCGTTTCGGCCTGGTCGTCGGTCGCCACCTGGAACGAGAACGCCTCGTTGTGCTTGACCCCCGACCCGCCGTTCAGCCCCAGGCACGGGATGCCCATCACCGTGAATTCGACGGTCAGGACATCGCCCTGCTTGCCCGCCGGGTAGTCGCCGGGTGCGCGAAGGACAGTGCCCACCGCGCTGTCGGGGAACGTCTTGGCGTAGAAGGTCGCGGCGTCCAGTGCGTCGCCGTCGTACCAGAGACAAATGGTGTTTTTACTGGTCATTTTGCTTCTCCAACAATGGGCTGACATTTCATTCTAGCCAAGCAGTCAGCCAGGCAAATGAAGGCGGCCAATACTGGCGCCTGTTGCTACTCAACGTCTTCGAACGTTCCGGTGCGCACCTCGCCGCTGCGCAGGTATCGGGTGATCAGTACTCCCGTCGGCGTGGTGCTCGAATGCACCAATGTGAAGGCCGATGCCACTGCAGTGTCGTCAAACAGGCGCTTGCCACGCCCCGGCACGACGGGAAAAATCATCAGCCGAAGTTCGTCCACCAACCCGGCTGCCAGCCGCCGCGAAGATGTCATAGGTGCGACGCCCCAGCAGCAACTCGAACGGCTGCGAGACTGATGAACGCGGCAACGATGAGTGTGCGCATGGGTCTTCTCCCAGTTCGTCTTCGTAAACGTTTGTGTACAGGGAACGCCGACAGGCGCAGTGACCGTGCAATGCATTCCCTGCCCCATAGTCGAACGGGAAACTGCGGGATCGACAGTGCGATATCCAGATAACGAGCCACTGCGAAAAAGAGTCTCGAACGCTACAATCACAGCCCTTAACCGCAAATCAGGCAAACCCGTCAGGCTATGGCGCTCGACCCTCCAACGATGTTGACCCTCTCGATCGCCCTGGCAGCGGCGGCCGCGCTGTATCTGGCGGTGGAGTGGCGCAGCATTCGTGAGCCCTCGCTGATGTTCTGGAGTGCGGGGTTTGCGACGATCACCGTGGGCTCGACACTTGCGTTGCTGCGCGGCAGCGGGCTTTTGCTGATCGGCATCTGGTTCGCCAACGGCCTGTTGGTGACGGCCCACTGGCTTTTTCTGCTCGGCGTGGCGCGCTTCACGCAGGTGCGTCTTTCTCGCGCCTGGTACCTGATCTTTGTCGCCTGGCTTGCCATGCTGTTGCTGCCCGACGAACCGTCCTGGTCGAAGATCATGCTGGTGGCCAACTCGCTGCTGGTCGCCCTGCCCACGCTCAGGGCCAGCTTCCTCCTGCGCCCCCACGGCAAGTCGTTGAGCGTGGGGGCGGTGCAGCTGCGTTATGTGCTGCTGACTCACGGGCTGTTCTACTTCATCAAGGCGATATCGGTTGTCGTTCCGGGCACGCTGATCGACCTGGCGGCCTTTCGTGGCGAGATCATCCAGATTTCTTTGGTCGAGGGTGCGATGGCGATCATGTTGATCGCGCTCTCGATGACCGGCACCGAGCGCTATCGGCGGGAGAAACGGATCGCCCGACTGGCCGCGCGTGATCCGTTGACCGCCCTGTACAACCGCCGTGCCCTCGAGGTACGGGCGTCGCGTCTGCTGGACGACGTCTCGAACACTCGACCGGGCGCCCTGCTGCTGATCGATATCGATAACTTCAAACTGGTCAACGACCTCTACGGCCATACCGCCGGCGACCAGTTGCTCATCGCGCTGAGCGAGATGATTCGTTCGGTGCTGCCAGAAGGCGCGCTGGCCGCGCGGTTGGGGGGTGACGAGTTCGTCATTCTGTTGAATAACACATCAAGCGAACAGATCGTGGGGCTGGGCAACGCACTGCGTGAGCAGTTTCACCACACGGCCTCACAGACATTCGCCACGCCTGAACGGGTCACCTTGAGCATCGGTGCCAACCTGTTTGACCAGTCGCCAACGAGTCTGGCGGCATTGATCGAGCAAGGCGATACCGCGCTGTATGAATCCAAGCGTGGCGGACGCGACCGCATCCGCCTGGTGGATCGGACCCTCGCGAGCAGCGAGCCGCAGCAGGCCCGTTGATTGGCCATTTGTTGCATTGCTGATACATGGAAATGCCAGATTCACACTTTCAGCGTACCTTGTCCCCCATTGAGCATCTCAACGCGGCCGCCTGGGCCTCCTCGTCAAGGAAGAACAATGATCATTGCTTCAACTTCAACGAATGCGGCGATGTCTGCCTACACCTCTGCCGTCGATGCAAAGGCTGCGGCCGATGCGCAAAAACGCGTCACGCAAGATGATCAGGCCAAGCCGCAGAACGATGATTCAGTGAGTCTGTCCAGCACCTCTACCGAGTACAGCAACTCGATCGCGGGCAACGCGCCGTTCTTCCCGGTGCGTTCGGGGATGAACGCCGATGCACTTGTCCTGGGCGCCTCCAAGCCTGGTGCGATCTCCAGTTCCAAGGACAAGACCTTTGCCGAAGTGGCCGCTGATGCCCGCAAGCGCATGGACGAAAAATACGCACTGATGACCGCCAGCGGCAAACCGTACACCGGCAGCGATGAAGACCGTAATGCGTTGATGGGCGATCTGGACCGACGTTCGCTGAACGCCGTCGCCACCAATCAGGGCGGGAAATTCACCGCGCAGGAACAAGCCTCGGCGCAAGCCTTGATGCGCCAGCAAGCCCGGCTC
This DNA window, taken from Pseudomonas fluorescens NCIMB 11764, encodes the following:
- a CDS encoding DUF2871 family protein, whose protein sequence is MNHNLRSRTWFRLAAIYFALGVMLGVAMGASGDHSLFAVHAHVNLLGWVSMALFGIIGSAHPSITEGRLAAAQFWTYNVGVPVMLGALTLRLKGFASVEPLIAGASVLIGCSVLLFVWLVFSRIGVTAEHLNSATRESRLS
- a CDS encoding GGDEF domain-containing protein — translated: MALDPPTMLTLSIALAAAAALYLAVEWRSIREPSLMFWSAGFATITVGSTLALLRGSGLLLIGIWFANGLLVTAHWLFLLGVARFTQVRLSRAWYLIFVAWLAMLLLPDEPSWSKIMLVANSLLVALPTLRASFLLRPHGKSLSVGAVQLRYVLLTHGLFYFIKAISVVVPGTLIDLAAFRGEIIQISLVEGAMAIMLIALSMTGTERYRREKRIARLAARDPLTALYNRRALEVRASRLLDDVSNTRPGALLLIDIDNFKLVNDLYGHTAGDQLLIALSEMIRSVLPEGALAARLGGDEFVILLNNTSSEQIVGLGNALREQFHHTASQTFATPERVTLSIGANLFDQSPTSLAALIEQGDTALYESKRGGRDRIRLVDRTLASSEPQQAR
- a CDS encoding TetR/AcrR family transcriptional regulator — encoded protein: MSIPKSSPSNPNGGTQGRTNQKLRTRQALIDAAVALRDEGLHPTVAQVAERAMVSRATAYRYFPSTEALISELAADREMKPLESFWRPGDDPVKGIGLAANALNTLLIDDEIGLHVMERSFMSVWLESETHEPLRPGRRMSYIEPIVDSLKDVLTPRARKRLKQALSIVIGTEALIAVRDISGASVEESLDAAAWAARALVRQALAEEEQARQKRK
- a CDS encoding VOC family protein, which translates into the protein MTSKNTICLWYDGDALDAATFYAKTFPDSAVGTVLRAPGDYPAGKQGDVLTVEFTVMGIPCLGLNGGSGVKHNEAFSFQVATDDQAETDRLWNAIVGNGGQENVCGWCQDKWGLSWQITPRVLTAAIKHPDRATAKRAFDAMMTMGKIDVAAIEAAVGRAAGL
- a CDS encoding MarR family winged helix-turn-helix transcriptional regulator produces the protein MKTTDKPAALDLKLSEFLCFAVYSSNLAFGKAYKPMLERLGLTYTQYITLVALWEEDNQTVGSLGEKLFLESNTLTPILKKLEAMGYVLRQRDPEDERQVRISLTKEGRKLREGLSEEGFPQTGLDPDDFVKMQKAIVKLRGNLIRSTKDRE